AACACGCAGCTGCCCGACTGGTTCGAGCGCGCCGAGGACCAGTACGTCGTACAGACCTGGCACGGCACCCCGCTCAAGCGCATCGGCCGCGACCTGGCGGACAGCCCGTCCGGCGACCGGCGTTACATCGCGACGCTGCCGGAGCGCGCCGCGCAGTGGAACCTGCTCGTCTCCCCGAACCGTTTCTCCACCCCCGTCCTGCGGGGCGCGTTCGGCTACCACGGCGAGGTCCTGGAGTCCGGCTACCCGCGCAACGACCTGCTGCACGCGGCGGACCGCGCCAAGGTCGCCGCCGCGGTCCGCGAACGCCTCGGCATCCCCGAGGGCCGGCGCGTCGTCCTCTACGCCCCCACCTGGCGCGAGAACCAGCCGCGCAGGGGCGGCCGTTACGGGCTCGACCTCCGGCTCGACCTGGCGGCGGCCGAGCGGGCCCTCGGCGAGGACCACGTCCTCCTCGTGCGCCGCCACTACCTCGTCGGCGGCACCGTCCCCGGCACCGCTTCCGGCTTCGTACGTGATGTGACCCGTCACCCGGACGTGGGTGAACTCCTCCTGATCAGCGACGTGTTGGTGACCGACTACTCGTCGCTGATGTTCGACTTCGCGCAAACCGGCCGGCCGATGCTCTTCCACACCTACGACCTCGACCACTACCGGGACACGCTCCGAGGCTTCTACTTCGACTTCGTCGCGCAGGCGCCGGGACCGCTGCTCACCACCGGCGAGGAGGTCGTCGAGGCGCTGCGCGACCCGGCCGCCGCGACCGCCGGGCACAAGGACGCGTACCGCCGCTTCCGCGAGGTGTTCTGCGACCTGGACGACGGGCACGCCGCCGCGCATGTCGCCGACGCCATGCTGCCGGGAGGCCGCCGATGACCACGCCCGAGGTGTACGACATCAGCTGCGTCGTCGTCTGCGGCACGGACGCCGCCGCGCTGCGCGCCACCGTACGGTCCGTGCTCGATCAGACCCTGGCCGGCACCGAGGCCGTCCTGGTGACGGCCGGGGCGGACGAGACGGCCGCGTCGCTCGCGGCCGGCGACCCGCACCGGATCCGGCTGGTCCACGCCGGTGCCGCGAGCCCGGCGTGCGTCCTTCGCGACCTGGGCCTCGCAGCCGCCCGCGGCCGGTACGTCATGGTCGCCGCCCCGGGCGAGCGGCTCGAACGGCACGCCTGCCGCAACCTCTTCGAGGCGGGCCGCCGCACGGACGCCGACCTCGTCGCGGGACGCTGGGACAAGGCGCCCGCCTGGCAGAGGGAGCTGCACGCCAGGTCCCGCGTCGTCGAGGACCTCGCGGACGCGCCCGAACTCGTCACGCGCGACAGCCTGAGCGCCGGGTTCTGCGTACGGCGCTGCGCGCTCGGCGCGCTGTCCGGCGCCGGACGGGCCCCCCTCGGCGTGCGGGCCGCCCTCGCCGCCCGGCGCATCGCGCTCGTCCCGAACCTGATCACCTCCGGATGTGCCCCGGCCGACCCGGTACGGGACCTGCCCCGCGCCGCCGACGCCCAGCGCGGCACGCTGGAGCTCCTGGACGGCGACGCCCTGCGCGCGGCCCGCGAGAGCGCCTTCCTCGCCGACCACGTCATCCCGTGCGTCCGCGCCTTTCTGGCGCTCGGCCCGGAAGACCGCCGGGAGACGGCGGACTCTCTCGCCCCGAGCCTGCAGGGCCTCGTCACCCCGGACGCGCTGCGCGCTCTGCCGCCCGTCGAGCGCATCGGCGTGCGACTCCTCGTCGACGGGGACGCCGACGGCGTGCAGGCCGCCGCGTACGCCCTGGCCCGGCCCGGCACCGTCGTCTCCCCGCTCGTCATGACGGGCGGCGGACGCGTCCGCTGGAGCGCGGAGCACGCCGACGACGACATGTTCGACGTCACCGAACTCGGCCACCAGTACCGGCAGTTCACCGACCTCCGTCTCCTGAACCGCGTCACCCACTGCCTGCGCCAGGGCGCGGTGCTCGCCGTCGAGGGGCGGCTCGTCGTGCCGCTCGGCCTCCTGGACGACCGGCCCGCGCTCGCCGCCCGCCTCGACCTCTCGGTGCGAGGCGGCCGCGCGCACACGCTCTCCGTGCCGGTGGCAGACGTACGCCAGGAGGACGGGGGTGTCGTGTGGCGGACCGAGCTGCCCCTCACCGGCGCGCTGCGCCCGCGCGGCATCGGCGACCGCGTATGGGACCCGCGGCTCGTCCTCACCGTGGACGGCGTTCCCGTCACCACCGACCTGGTCGCCGACAAGGCGGCCGTCCCCACCCGGGCCACCACTCTCCCGGCCCGCCCCCGCCTGACCCGCCTCACCGCCGACACCTGGCAGCCCTACGTCACGGCCAAGCATCACCTGGCCGTCTGCCTGCTGCCCCGCCGCCGTGCGGCCCGCACCGCGCAGGCCGTCCTGCACTACGTCACCCACTTCAGGCCCGCCCGCAAGCTGAAGCCCGTACTGCGCGCCCTGAACAAGAAGCGCGAGGCGCTGCACTCCCAGCGGGTCAAGCTGCGCGTGTACCGGCGGATCCTGGCCAGGCTGCCCGTCAGCAAGGGCCTCGTCGTCTTCGAGAGCCACATGGGCAAGAGCTACGGGGACAGTCCGCGCGCCGTGCACGAGGAACTCCTGGCGCGCGGCGCCCGGGTGCGCTGCGTCTGGTCGTATGCCACGTCGAGCGCCGGGTTCCCGGCGGATTCCCGGCTCGTGCGCCGCTGGTCCTGGCGGTATCTGTGGGCCCTGGCCCGCGCCGAGTGGTGGGTCGACAATCAGGGGTTCCCGCACGCCCTCGACAAGCCGCGCCACACCACGTATCTGCAGACGTGGCACGGATCCGCGTACAAGCGCATGGGGTTCGACGAGGCGCGGCACAGGACGCGGAACGCGCCTGAACGCGAGAAGCTGCGGCGCGCGGTGGGCCGGTTCGACCACTTCATGGTCCGCTCGGAACACGACGTGCGGACCCTCGCCCGCGCCTACCGCATCCCCGAGGAGCGGCTGCTGCGCGCCGGCTACCCGCGCAACGACCGCCTGGTGGAGGCCCGCGGGCGCGACGAGCGCGAGGGCCGCTTCCCCCGTCCGGCGCTCGCCACGGAACTCGGTATCCCGGACCACCGCACGGTGGTGCTGTACGCGCCCACGTTCCGCGGAGTCCCGAAAAGCGGGCGGATCGTCCAACTGCCGCTCGATGTAAGGGAATTCGCCCACCGCTTCGGCGACACGCACGTGCTGCTCGTGCGCGCCCACTACATGGAGGCGGCGAACCTGCCCGTCACCCCGCCCGGCACCGTCATCGACGTCTCCGGCCACCACGACGTGAGTGAACTCCTCGTCCTCGCCGACGTGTTGATCACCGACTACTCGTCGATCATGTTCGACTACGCCCTCCTCGACCGGCCCCTCATGCACTTCGCGCCGGACCTTGATGCCTACGCGGCCGACCGCGGCGCCTACTTCGACCTGCGCAAGCGCGCCGGCGGGCCCGTCGTCGAGACGCAGGAGGAACTGCTGCGGACCCTCGGCGGGCTCAAGAAGGCCGACGGGGAGTGGCAGGCCGCGCGCCGCGCGTTCGCCGCCGAGTTCGGTTCCTACGACGACGGCGGCGCCGCCCGCGCGGCCGCCGACCTCATCCTCGGGAAGAAGGCCCGCGCATGACCACCACGACCACCCCGCGCGCGGGCCGCGACCTCTTCCTCGTCGCCAACACCGTCGACGAGCTGGGCGGCGTCACCGCCTGGACCCACCAGATGGCCCGTCTCTTCCAGCGCGCGGGCCACCGCGTGCACGTCATCGGCGTCCACGAGGCGGAGCTCAAACTCGCCCTCCCCGCCGACCTCGGCTACGAAGTGACCAGCCTCTACCCCGCGCACCCCCCGACCCCGCGCCCCGTGCGCGGCCTCGCCCGCCTCAGCCCCGCCGCGCACCGCCGCGAAGCCCGGCGTCTCGCGGACCGCGGGCGCGCCGTCGCCCGTCTCTCGGAACTCTTCCGCGCCGCCCGGCCCGGCGCCGTAGCCGTCGTCACCCAGGTGTGGCCCATGGAGTGGCTGCGCGAGGCGGACACCGCCGGTCTGCGGATCATCGGCATGAGCCACGAGTCGTACGCCTACTCGCGGGCCTGCCACCGCTACCGCTGGATCAGGCGGAACTACCCGTCCGCCGACCGCTGGCTCGCCCTGACCCAGGAGGACGCCGACGACTGGATCGCCGACGGCATGCACAACGTCGGCGCCATGCCGAACGCCCTCGCCCACCTGCCCGAGATCCCCTCGCCACGCACCGCGAAGGTCGTGTGCAGCATCGGCCGCCTCGCCGACCAGAAGGGCATCGACATGCTCGTCGACACCTGGGCCGAGGTCGCCCCGCGCCGGCCCGGCTGGACCCTGCGGATCTACGGTGCCGGGGCCGACGAGCCGGACCTGCGGCGCCAGTGCACCGAGCTGGGCCTCGACGGCTCGGTGGAGTGGATGGGCCGCACGGACGACGTGGCGGGGGCGCTCGCCGGAAGCGCCGTGTTCGTCCAGTCGTCGCGCGGCGAGGGATTCCCCCTCGCGCTGATGGAGGCCATGGCGAGCGCCGTGCCGTGCGCCGCGTTCGACTGCGCGCCCGGGGTGCGGGAGATCGTGCG
The DNA window shown above is from Streptomyces sp. NBC_01445 and carries:
- a CDS encoding bifunctional glycosyltransferase/CDP-glycerol:glycerophosphate glycerophosphotransferase yields the protein MTTPEVYDISCVVVCGTDAAALRATVRSVLDQTLAGTEAVLVTAGADETAASLAAGDPHRIRLVHAGAASPACVLRDLGLAAARGRYVMVAAPGERLERHACRNLFEAGRRTDADLVAGRWDKAPAWQRELHARSRVVEDLADAPELVTRDSLSAGFCVRRCALGALSGAGRAPLGVRAALAARRIALVPNLITSGCAPADPVRDLPRAADAQRGTLELLDGDALRAARESAFLADHVIPCVRAFLALGPEDRRETADSLAPSLQGLVTPDALRALPPVERIGVRLLVDGDADGVQAAAYALARPGTVVSPLVMTGGGRVRWSAEHADDDMFDVTELGHQYRQFTDLRLLNRVTHCLRQGAVLAVEGRLVVPLGLLDDRPALAARLDLSVRGGRAHTLSVPVADVRQEDGGVVWRTELPLTGALRPRGIGDRVWDPRLVLTVDGVPVTTDLVADKAAVPTRATTLPARPRLTRLTADTWQPYVTAKHHLAVCLLPRRRAARTAQAVLHYVTHFRPARKLKPVLRALNKKREALHSQRVKLRVYRRILARLPVSKGLVVFESHMGKSYGDSPRAVHEELLARGARVRCVWSYATSSAGFPADSRLVRRWSWRYLWALARAEWWVDNQGFPHALDKPRHTTYLQTWHGSAYKRMGFDEARHRTRNAPEREKLRRAVGRFDHFMVRSEHDVRTLARAYRIPEERLLRAGYPRNDRLVEARGRDEREGRFPRPALATELGIPDHRTVVLYAPTFRGVPKSGRIVQLPLDVREFAHRFGDTHVLLVRAHYMEAANLPVTPPGTVIDVSGHHDVSELLVLADVLITDYSSIMFDYALLDRPLMHFAPDLDAYAADRGAYFDLRKRAGGPVVETQEELLRTLGGLKKADGEWQAARRAFAAEFGSYDDGGAARAAADLILGKKARA
- a CDS encoding glycosyltransferase, giving the protein MTTTTTPRAGRDLFLVANTVDELGGVTAWTHQMARLFQRAGHRVHVIGVHEAELKLALPADLGYEVTSLYPAHPPTPRPVRGLARLSPAAHRREARRLADRGRAVARLSELFRAARPGAVAVVTQVWPMEWLREADTAGLRIIGMSHESYAYSRACHRYRWIRRNYPSADRWLALTQEDADDWIADGMHNVGAMPNALAHLPEIPSPRTAKVVCSIGRLADQKGIDMLVDTWAEVAPRRPGWTLRIYGAGADEPDLRRQCTELGLDGSVEWMGRTDDVAGALAGSAVFVQSSRGEGFPLALMEAMASAVPCAAFDCAPGVREIVRDGEDGLLAPPGDTAALADRLLRLTGNPRMRDAMGERARVNVQRFSEERVLERWEELFALLER